The Ferrovibrio sp. MS7 sequence GTTGATCCGGATTGTCGCTATGTGTCCATTCTTTATCAGATCGATAGACATCAGATCGCTCCCGATGCCTTGAGCTGCTCGAATTCGGCAGGCGTCACGCCAGCAAGGCAGGAAAGCACCAGGGCGTTATGCTCGCCTGGCGCAGGAGCTTTTTCGAATGTCATGCCGGGGGCATGGGAAAGCTTGATCGGCTGGCCGAACATGCCGATCAGCTTGCCGGCGACAGGCACGTTAACGATCATGTTGCGCGCCGCGATATGGGGGTCTTCCACCACTTCGGCGATATTCTTGATGGCGCTGAGCGGGACTTTGTCGCCAGCCATGGCTTCAAGCTCGGCCTTCGTGTACTTGCCGAACCAACCTTCCAGAAGTGGCTTAACAATGCTTTCTGCCACCACCGGGTCGAAACGCTTTTCCATCGTATCGATTGCCGGGTCGGCAGCCTTTTCAGGATCGCCGAACAAGCTGCAGGTGATTGCCCAGAATTTGTCGGTATAGCCGCCGAAGAAGACATAGCCATCCTTGCAGCGGAATTGCCCATAGGGCCGCACAAAGGGATGATCGTTGCCGAGGGGCGAGGCGATTTCCTGCTTGGCGGTGTAGCGCACGACAGCATTCTCGGTGAGGGTGAGCACCGAATCCTGCTGCGAAACATCGACCACCTGGCCGATACCGGTCTTTTCTGCCTGCCGCAGCGCGGCAAGCGTACCGATGGCGGCATAGAGCGACGCGGCAAGATCGCCAATGATGGTGCCGACGCGCACCGGCGGCATATCTGGATAGCCGTTCATCGACCAGAGGCCACCGGCGGCCTGGCCGGTATTGTCGTAGGCTGGTTTGGACGAGTTGGGCCCGGTACGGCCGAACCCGCTGATCGCGGTATAGACCAGCCTGGGATTGATCTTCTGCAGCACCTCATAGCCGAGCCCAAGCTTATCCATCGTCCCGGGCCGGAAATTCTCGACCAGGATATCGGTGCGGCGGACCAGTTTTTTCAGCAATTCCCTGGCTTCATTGGATTTGAAGTTCAGGGTGATGCCGAGTTTGTTGCGGTTATACTGGGCGAAGAAAGCGCTCAACTGTTCGTCATCGATGCCGGCGAAAGGCGGGAAAGTCCTCGCGTAATCCGGGTCGTCCGGATGCTCAACCTTGATCACGGTGGCGCCCAGGTCGGCCAGCAGCATCGAGCAGAATGGGCCGGCAACCACTCGCGTGATGTCGAGCACTGTCAATCCCTTTAGCGGGCCGGCCCGTTCCTCCAGGCCAGTATTATGTTTTCCTGCGCTCATGTTTCTCTCCCATTTTCGCAACAGCTCTGCAGACAACATGGTTGTCAGGAGTTATCGCGGCGCAAGAGGGTGAAGACCGGAATTTTTTGCGCTGATACCGGCCGGCCGCGATTTGGCGGCATTGGTCAACTTCAGACTTTCTCCCGGCGCATGGATTCCAGCATTTCTTTGGCGCGATCGACGCGCACGTCGTGATTGGCGGCCAAGGCGGCAGCGATCTTTTCGATCTCGTCGCCGCTGGCACCGGCAACGATGGCGATGTTCCTGGCATGCAGCGCCATATGGCCCTTCTGGATTCCTTCCGTCGCCAGGGCGCGGAGAGCACCCATATTCTGTGCCAGGCCTACCGCAACGGCCACTTCAGCCAGCTCCTGGGCGGTTTCCACATTCAGGATCTTCAGGGCGGCGCGGGCGGCGGGATGGGTCTTGGTGGCGCCGCCTACCAGGCCAAGTGCCATCGGCATCTCAATCGTGCCGACGAGATTGCCAGCGCGGTTGATTTCCCAGTGCGTCAGCGAAGTATAGCGGCCGGACCGAGAGGCCCAGACATGGGCGCCGGCTTCGATGGCACGCCAGTCATTGCCGGTGGCCACAACAATCGGATCAATGCCGTTCATGATGCCTTTGTTATGGGTCGCCGCCCGGTAGGGATCCACCAGGGCGAAGGCGCAGGCCTCGACAATGCCGCCAGCGATGCGCTCGCCGGAATACTCCTCGGTCTTCAATGCTTCGGGTGTGATGGTAGCCATGGCGCGGGCGATGCGCAGATCGGCGAAATTCGACAGGATGCGCAGGCGGACTTCGCCACCGGTGATCTTCTCCACCAGAGGCGCGACGGTTTCCGCCATGGTATTGACCGTGTTGGCACCCATGGCATCGCGTACATCGACAATGAGATGGGCCACCACCATTGGGCCAACGGGGGTATCCTCGAAAATATGCACCTCGACATCGCGACAGCCGCCACCAAGTGAGATCAGTACTTTGTCCTTGGCATTCGCCGCAGCGATGATCTCCGCCCGTTCCCGCAACAATTTGGCGCGCGCGCCATATGGATCGGTGACGCCGAGCACCTGGATCTGTGCCCGCATGATCGGGCCGGTGCTGGAGGTCTGGAAGCCGCCGCATTTGCGGATGATGCGGGCCATGTAGGAAGCGGCGGCCACCACCGAGGGTTCCTCGACTGCCATTGGCACCAGATAGTCACGGCCGTTGATGGTGAAATTGGTGGCGACGGCAATCGGCAATTCAAACGTGCCGATCACATTCTCGATCATGCCATTCGCCAACGTGAGGGGCAGTGCGCCGGCGGCGAAGGCGTTTTTCTCGCTCTCGCCGAGGGCGGCGGCGACGGCTACCTGCTCCAACCGCTCTGTCGGCGTCAGATTGCGCAGATTCTCCAAACGGGAATTAACGACATGGCGGTTAACGCCACTGCCCAGTCCTGCCACGGTCGAATCTCCCTAACCAAATCCATTGTGTTTTTTTCACATATTCATTTTCTGGCTGGGTATGTAAGGGACGGTTTGAAGATATTGTCTCAAACTGTACCCATTCCATCTCATCGACCATGAGGTGCTTGACCCCAATATTTTCCCTGTAATTTAGTATTTAAGCTCTGAGTTATGGATATTGATGAAGCGCGAGGCCACATCGGACATCATGCGGGTGGACAGTTTAGGTAATTCTTTGCAACTGTACCCATGCATGAAGGGAGGGTGGTTTGGCTGGGGCAGGTGAGTTTAACAAGCGCGACACTTTG is a genomic window containing:
- a CDS encoding CaiB/BaiF CoA transferase family protein — encoded protein: MSAGKHNTGLEERAGPLKGLTVLDITRVVAGPFCSMLLADLGATVIKVEHPDDPDYARTFPPFAGIDDEQLSAFFAQYNRNKLGITLNFKSNEARELLKKLVRRTDILVENFRPGTMDKLGLGYEVLQKINPRLVYTAISGFGRTGPNSSKPAYDNTGQAAGGLWSMNGYPDMPPVRVGTIIGDLAASLYAAIGTLAALRQAEKTGIGQVVDVSQQDSVLTLTENAVVRYTAKQEIASPLGNDHPFVRPYGQFRCKDGYVFFGGYTDKFWAITCSLFGDPEKAADPAIDTMEKRFDPVVAESIVKPLLEGWFGKYTKAELEAMAGDKVPLSAIKNIAEVVEDPHIAARNMIVNVPVAGKLIGMFGQPIKLSHAPGMTFEKAPAPGEHNALVLSCLAGVTPAEFEQLKASGAI
- a CDS encoding hydroxymethylglutaryl-CoA reductase, degradative; its protein translation is MAGLGSGVNRHVVNSRLENLRNLTPTERLEQVAVAAALGESEKNAFAAGALPLTLANGMIENVIGTFELPIAVATNFTINGRDYLVPMAVEEPSVVAAASYMARIIRKCGGFQTSSTGPIMRAQIQVLGVTDPYGARAKLLRERAEIIAAANAKDKVLISLGGGCRDVEVHIFEDTPVGPMVVAHLIVDVRDAMGANTVNTMAETVAPLVEKITGGEVRLRILSNFADLRIARAMATITPEALKTEEYSGERIAGGIVEACAFALVDPYRAATHNKGIMNGIDPIVVATGNDWRAIEAGAHVWASRSGRYTSLTHWEINRAGNLVGTIEMPMALGLVGGATKTHPAARAALKILNVETAQELAEVAVAVGLAQNMGALRALATEGIQKGHMALHARNIAIVAGASGDEIEKIAAALAANHDVRVDRAKEMLESMRREKV